From Cellulosimicrobium sp. ES-005, one genomic window encodes:
- a CDS encoding alpha/beta hydrolase, with protein sequence MTTPRRAGRLRLRDRAADYAYVAARQVAGALRPRRPVPDGPGGRDPVVLLPGVYETWQLLASVATALVRAGHPVHAVPGLGYNRRPFADAADRTAAFLAEADLHGVVLVAHSKGGLVGKSVMLSPAGSRVVGMVAVATPFNGSTYARYLLGRTLRAFSPRDAALLALAAERRVDARITAVYPRFDPHIPETGRLEGARNVELPLAGHFLPLGDPTLVDVVVREVDRLARPTSPT encoded by the coding sequence GTGACCACGCCGCGGCGGGCCGGGAGGCTGCGGCTGCGTGACCGCGCGGCGGACTACGCGTACGTCGCGGCGCGCCAGGTCGCGGGCGCCCTGCGGCCACGGCGCCCCGTCCCGGACGGCCCGGGCGGGCGCGATCCCGTCGTGCTGCTGCCCGGCGTCTACGAGACGTGGCAGCTCCTCGCGTCCGTCGCGACGGCGCTGGTGCGGGCCGGGCACCCGGTGCACGCCGTGCCGGGGCTCGGGTACAACCGGCGCCCCTTCGCCGACGCCGCCGACCGCACCGCGGCGTTCCTCGCGGAGGCCGACCTGCACGGCGTCGTCCTCGTCGCGCACAGCAAGGGCGGGCTCGTGGGCAAGAGCGTCATGCTGTCCCCCGCCGGCTCGCGCGTCGTCGGCATGGTGGCGGTCGCGACGCCGTTCAACGGCTCGACGTACGCGCGCTATCTCCTGGGCCGCACGCTGCGGGCCTTCTCGCCGCGGGACGCGGCGCTGCTCGCGCTCGCCGCGGAGCGCCGCGTGGACGCGCGGATCACGGCCGTCTACCCGCGCTTCGACCCGCACATCCCCGAGACGGGGCGGCTCGAGGGCGCGCGCAACGTCGAGCTGCCCCTCGCGGGCCACTTCCTCCCGCTCGGCGACCCGACGCTCGTCGACGTCGTGGTGCGGGAGGTCGACCGGCTCGCCCGGCCGACCTCCCCCACCTGA
- a CDS encoding glycosyltransferase: MAAATTHATATALGADAARTAVVVPAYQPDARLVALVDALRAAVPGLPVVVVDDGSDRRCGGVFRAVRALGAVVLAVPVNRGKGHALRAGIRWVRDRLPGHGVVCADADGQHTVLDVLRVAARSQSEPDAVVLGARRFAGDVPLRSRVGNAATRWAFTAATGTRVRDTQTGLRAYGPGLLDDLLAVRGDRYEYELRALLDATRAGRRIVEVDVATVYLDDNASSHFRPVADSLRVWAPLLRFAASSLGSAAVDVVALLVLHALTGSLLAAVVGARLLSAGVNFAVNRRLVFAGGRDVPLRAAVVRYGALAVVLLAASYGLLALLTGLGVPLLAAKVGTDAALFATSYEVQRRVVFARLTPGRRADRRRGARRARARGRARSSAGRPT, from the coding sequence ATGGCCGCAGCGACCACGCACGCGACGGCGACCGCGCTCGGCGCCGACGCCGCGCGGACCGCCGTCGTCGTCCCCGCGTACCAGCCCGACGCGCGGCTCGTCGCGCTCGTCGACGCGCTGCGCGCCGCGGTCCCCGGGCTGCCGGTCGTGGTGGTCGACGACGGCAGCGACCGGCGGTGCGGGGGAGTGTTCCGCGCGGTGCGGGCGCTGGGCGCCGTCGTGCTCGCGGTGCCGGTGAACCGCGGGAAGGGCCACGCCCTGCGCGCTGGGATCCGGTGGGTGCGTGACCGGTTGCCCGGGCACGGCGTCGTGTGCGCCGACGCGGACGGGCAGCACACGGTCCTCGACGTGCTCCGCGTGGCGGCACGGTCGCAGAGCGAGCCCGACGCCGTCGTGCTCGGCGCACGACGCTTCGCAGGGGACGTCCCGCTGCGCAGCCGCGTGGGCAACGCCGCGACGCGCTGGGCGTTCACGGCCGCGACGGGGACCCGCGTGCGCGACACCCAGACCGGGCTGCGCGCCTACGGGCCGGGCCTGCTCGACGACCTGCTCGCCGTGCGCGGCGACCGGTACGAGTACGAGCTGCGCGCGCTCCTCGACGCGACCCGCGCGGGCCGCCGGATCGTCGAGGTGGACGTCGCGACGGTCTACCTCGACGACAACGCGTCCTCCCACTTTCGGCCCGTCGCCGACTCGCTGCGCGTGTGGGCACCGCTGCTGCGGTTCGCCGCGTCGTCGCTGGGGTCGGCCGCGGTCGACGTCGTCGCGCTGCTCGTGCTGCACGCGCTCACCGGGTCGCTCCTCGCGGCCGTGGTGGGCGCGCGCCTGCTCAGCGCGGGCGTGAACTTCGCCGTCAACCGTCGCCTCGTGTTCGCGGGCGGGCGCGACGTCCCGCTGCGCGCCGCCGTCGTGCGGTACGGGGCGCTCGCGGTCGTGCTGCTCGCGGCGAGCTACGGGCTGCTCGCGCTGCTGACCGGGCTCGGCGTGCCGCTCCTCGCGGCGAAGGTCGGCACCGACGCGGCCCTCTTCGCGACGAGCTACGAGGTGCAGCGGAGGGTCGTGTTCGCTCGCCTCACCCCTGGACGGCGCGCTGACCGGCGTCGGGGCGCTCGACGAGCGCGGGCACGTGGTCGCGCGCGGTCCAGCGCCGGCCGACCCACTTGA
- a CDS encoding alpha/beta fold hydrolase codes for MTARASSRTTPDAAEVRFVVGGLRATAHASGEPAPTLAVVLVHGVGSSARAFDPVRRALLRPGPGPGVAVHAIDLPGFGAAPRARRDVPIEEHAAVVAGYVRRFVLDAPAGPPSAVVLVGHSMGAQVVGQAMADHPLEAPAGVLIGPTADRRARTVPRQALRLARDAVGERPRALATLAVDYVLRCSLPYYARQVRSMLRHRLEEVLPQVPGRVVVLRGAHDPVAPRAWVRELAAAAPHGTSGEVRGRHHAMDADPEAVVAAVLDAGGLA; via the coding sequence ATGACCGCGCGCGCCTCGTCCCGGACGACGCCCGACGCCGCCGAGGTGCGCTTCGTGGTCGGCGGCCTGCGGGCGACGGCGCACGCGTCGGGCGAGCCCGCTCCGACGCTCGCCGTGGTGCTCGTCCACGGCGTCGGGTCGTCCGCGCGAGCGTTCGACCCCGTGCGACGCGCGCTCCTGCGTCCCGGGCCGGGGCCGGGCGTCGCCGTGCACGCGATCGACCTGCCGGGCTTCGGCGCCGCCCCGCGCGCGCGACGCGACGTGCCGATCGAGGAGCACGCGGCCGTCGTCGCGGGCTACGTGCGCCGGTTCGTCCTCGACGCCCCGGCCGGTCCGCCGTCCGCCGTCGTGCTCGTCGGCCACTCGATGGGCGCCCAGGTCGTGGGCCAGGCGATGGCCGACCACCCGCTCGAGGCGCCCGCCGGGGTGCTGATCGGCCCGACGGCGGACCGGCGGGCTCGGACCGTGCCACGCCAGGCGCTGCGGCTCGCCCGCGACGCGGTCGGCGAGCGTCCGCGCGCGCTCGCGACGCTCGCGGTCGACTACGTGCTGCGCTGCTCGCTGCCGTACTACGCGCGGCAGGTGCGGAGCATGCTACGGCACCGCCTCGAGGAGGTCCTCCCGCAGGTGCCGGGTCGGGTCGTCGTGCTGCGCGGCGCGCACGACCCGGTCGCCCCCCGCGCGTGGGTCCGCGAGCTCGCGGCCGCCGCGCCGCACGGCACGTCTGGCGAGGTCCGCGGGCGGCACCACGCGATGGACGCCGACCCGGAAGCGGTCGTCGCGGCCGTCCTCGACGCCGGCGGCCTCGCGTGA
- a CDS encoding AAA family ATPase translates to MPLQPSPSPSATTHRDHRDHRDPATHAVAEEQQHLDAALARRTRLLAELDAQLAVPVDPDRPGAEDVVERSRRAGLHRRRTELERAESGLVFGRVDTVEGVTRHVGRVGIAAPDDDADPLVLDWRADGARAFYTATAREPQGLARRRHVRTAGDRVTGVDDEPLDGSATGADDEDGLVGEGALLAALSERRTGRMGTAVATLQAEQDAIVRAPAEQTLVVQGGPGTGKTVVALHRVAYLLFTHPHLAERGVLLLGPSSRFLEYVAQVLPALGETAVVSATCDTLVPGVAPERDESREIAELKGRALWQDVVARYADSLVPDARALTVRLDGEPLTLDAARVGQVLRAARAGGRSVLAARRRAVDLLLDALVDEAAARHAELLERVEEGFEDVLGKLDAGLAAHDDRAPTTGARGGDVDGELTDDDLDRLRDDLAGEPGFTTAVDAWWPVTDARTALADLLGDAALLARHAPELSAAEVGLVVGEPVGLAPSDVPLLDALADALGTPDAPGEQGEFLAQRATTRRDWVYGHVVVDEAQELSPMQWHMVLRRCPTRSVTAVGDVDQTEAPHRHTDWADVVGPIFGERWHRADLTICYRTPREVMELVGPVLRAAGSRNAPPRAVRDAGVAPRDVVVPADASDATLGAAVAAEVARLAERYDGGSVGVVAPRDRLGRLGAAVSGVPVLSTSEAKGLEWDAVVVVDPDGIAAEPRGGNGLYVAMTRCTQELARVGVGAPSGTG, encoded by the coding sequence GTGCCGCTCCAGCCCTCCCCGTCCCCGTCTGCCACCACCCACCGCGACCACCGCGACCACCGCGATCCCGCCACGCACGCCGTCGCGGAGGAGCAGCAGCACCTCGACGCCGCGCTCGCGCGCCGCACCCGGCTCCTCGCCGAGCTGGACGCCCAGCTCGCCGTGCCGGTCGACCCGGACCGGCCCGGCGCCGAGGACGTCGTCGAGCGCTCGCGGCGCGCGGGGCTGCACCGTCGGCGCACCGAGCTCGAGCGGGCGGAGAGCGGGCTCGTGTTCGGCCGCGTCGACACCGTCGAGGGCGTGACGCGCCACGTCGGGCGGGTCGGGATCGCCGCGCCCGACGACGACGCCGACCCGCTCGTGCTCGACTGGCGCGCCGACGGCGCCCGCGCCTTCTACACCGCGACCGCGCGCGAGCCGCAGGGCCTCGCGCGGCGCCGGCACGTGCGGACCGCGGGCGACCGCGTCACCGGCGTGGACGACGAGCCGCTCGACGGCTCGGCGACCGGGGCGGACGACGAGGACGGCCTCGTCGGCGAGGGCGCGCTGCTGGCAGCCCTGTCCGAGCGGCGTACCGGCCGCATGGGCACCGCGGTCGCGACCCTCCAGGCCGAGCAGGACGCGATCGTGCGCGCCCCGGCCGAGCAGACGCTCGTCGTGCAGGGCGGCCCGGGGACGGGCAAGACGGTCGTCGCGCTGCACCGCGTCGCGTACCTGCTGTTCACGCACCCGCACCTCGCGGAGCGCGGCGTGCTCCTGCTCGGCCCGTCGTCGCGGTTCCTCGAGTACGTGGCCCAGGTGCTGCCCGCGCTGGGGGAGACGGCGGTCGTGTCCGCCACGTGCGACACGCTCGTGCCCGGCGTCGCGCCCGAGCGCGACGAGTCGCGGGAGATCGCCGAGCTCAAGGGCCGCGCGCTGTGGCAGGACGTCGTGGCGCGCTACGCCGACTCCCTGGTCCCGGACGCGCGAGCGCTCACGGTGCGGCTCGACGGCGAGCCGCTGACGCTCGACGCGGCCCGGGTCGGACAGGTCCTGCGTGCGGCCCGCGCGGGCGGCCGCAGCGTGCTGGCCGCGCGCCGCCGGGCCGTCGACCTCCTGCTCGACGCGCTCGTCGACGAGGCCGCGGCACGGCACGCCGAGCTGCTCGAACGCGTCGAGGAGGGGTTCGAGGACGTGCTCGGGAAGCTCGACGCCGGGCTCGCCGCGCACGACGACCGCGCCCCGACCACCGGCGCGCGCGGCGGCGACGTCGACGGCGAGCTCACGGACGACGACCTGGACCGGCTGCGCGACGACCTCGCGGGCGAGCCCGGGTTCACGACCGCCGTCGACGCCTGGTGGCCCGTCACGGACGCGCGCACGGCGCTCGCGGACCTGCTGGGTGACGCCGCGCTGCTCGCGCGGCACGCGCCCGAGCTCTCGGCCGCGGAGGTCGGCCTCGTGGTGGGCGAGCCCGTCGGTCTCGCACCGAGCGACGTCCCGCTCCTCGACGCGCTCGCCGACGCGCTGGGCACCCCGGACGCGCCCGGCGAGCAGGGCGAGTTCCTCGCGCAGCGCGCGACGACGCGCCGCGACTGGGTCTACGGGCACGTCGTGGTCGACGAGGCGCAGGAGCTCTCGCCCATGCAGTGGCACATGGTGCTGCGCCGCTGCCCGACCCGTTCGGTGACCGCCGTCGGGGACGTCGACCAGACCGAGGCGCCGCACCGTCACACGGACTGGGCGGACGTCGTCGGCCCGATCTTCGGGGAGCGCTGGCACCGCGCGGACCTGACGATCTGCTACCGCACGCCCCGCGAGGTCATGGAGCTCGTCGGGCCCGTGCTGCGCGCGGCGGGCAGCCGCAACGCACCCCCACGCGCGGTGCGCGACGCGGGGGTCGCGCCGCGCGACGTCGTCGTGCCCGCCGACGCGTCGGACGCGACGCTGGGCGCGGCGGTCGCGGCCGAGGTCGCGCGTCTCGCGGAGCGGTACGACGGCGGTTCCGTCGGTGTCGTGGCGCCGCGCGACCGGCTCGGCCGCCTGGGCGCCGCCGTGAGCGGGGTTCCCGTCCTCAGCACCTCGGAGGCGAAGGGGCTCGAGTGGGACGCGGTCGTCGTCGTCGACCCCGACGGCATCGCCGCCGAGCCGCGCGGCGGGAACGGCCTGTACGTCGCGATGACCCGGTGCACGCAGGAGCTCGCGCGCGTCGGCGTGGGCGCGCCGTCCGGGACCGGCTGA
- a CDS encoding nucleotidyltransferase family protein — protein sequence MVDDRDALHDGLRMTAAALAEADIPHALVGGYAAWARGAPEPSHDADFAIREVDVDRAREVLRAAGLEITEPTENWLFKAHHGGELIDVLYRMVGEPIDDDLLARTDEIEVLAVRMPVLSATEIMTSKLRVVGEHYCDFSRLLPVARAMREQIDWPEVRARVDDNPYARAFLFLLDELGVVEAEQMQDDALGSRAAPAEPASGDPSSPLE from the coding sequence ATGGTGGACGACAGGGACGCGCTGCACGACGGCCTCCGCATGACCGCCGCGGCGCTCGCCGAGGCCGACATCCCCCACGCCCTCGTCGGCGGGTACGCCGCGTGGGCGCGCGGCGCGCCGGAGCCGAGCCACGACGCCGACTTCGCGATCCGCGAGGTCGACGTCGACCGCGCGCGCGAGGTGCTGCGGGCCGCAGGGCTCGAGATCACGGAGCCGACGGAGAACTGGCTCTTCAAGGCCCACCACGGCGGGGAGCTCATCGACGTCCTCTACCGGATGGTCGGCGAGCCGATCGACGACGACCTCCTCGCGCGCACCGATGAGATCGAGGTGCTCGCGGTCCGCATGCCCGTGCTGTCCGCGACCGAGATCATGACGTCGAAGCTGCGCGTCGTGGGCGAGCACTACTGCGACTTCTCGCGCCTCCTGCCGGTCGCGCGCGCGATGCGCGAGCAGATCGACTGGCCGGAGGTTCGCGCACGGGTCGACGACAACCCGTACGCGCGCGCGTTCCTCTTCCTCCTCGACGAGCTCGGCGTCGTGGAGGCGGAGCAGATGCAGGACGACGCGCTCGGGTCGCGGGCCGCGCCGGCCGAGCCCGCGTCGGGCGACCCGTCGAGCCCGCTCGAGTGA
- a CDS encoding phosphodiester glycosidase family protein encodes MSTEDPAPTPHDPSAVRRPRRRRWRAALVATLAVLLPLGGATAWALDRFVVEHVEIADVTAYEASQSADADGTSDHGTTADDSAGASAETTTGAATVDGDTYTSDGTSITVSRVTTGSGDDTVTYYVADVVLSDMTDLRSAFAQDAFGTNITETTSDLAADHDAVLAINGDYYGFRDTGIVIRNGVVYRDEGAREGLALYRDGHVEVYDETSTDAHSLVDAGVWNTLSFGPALVEDGEVVAGIDDVEVDTNVGNHSIQGEQPRTAVGMVDANHLVLVVVDGRQAGYSRGVTMTELAGILLGLGATTAYNIDGGGSSTLYFDGEVVNSPSQGRERGTSDVLYVADGA; translated from the coding sequence ATGAGCACCGAGGACCCGGCACCGACCCCGCACGACCCGTCCGCCGTCCGGCGCCCGCGCCGACGACGATGGCGTGCCGCGCTCGTCGCGACGCTCGCCGTGCTGCTCCCGCTGGGAGGCGCCACGGCATGGGCGCTGGACCGGTTCGTCGTCGAGCACGTCGAGATCGCCGACGTGACGGCGTACGAGGCGTCGCAGAGCGCCGACGCGGACGGGACGTCGGACCACGGCACCACGGCGGACGACAGCGCGGGCGCCTCGGCCGAGACCACCACGGGCGCTGCGACCGTCGACGGCGACACCTACACGTCCGACGGCACGAGCATCACGGTCTCCCGGGTGACCACCGGCTCGGGCGACGACACCGTGACGTACTACGTGGCGGACGTCGTGCTCTCCGACATGACGGACCTGCGCTCCGCGTTCGCGCAGGACGCGTTCGGCACGAACATCACGGAGACGACGTCCGACCTCGCGGCCGACCACGACGCCGTCCTCGCGATCAACGGCGACTACTACGGGTTCCGCGACACCGGCATCGTCATCCGCAACGGCGTCGTGTACCGGGACGAGGGCGCGCGCGAGGGCCTCGCGCTCTACCGCGACGGCCACGTCGAGGTCTACGACGAGACGTCGACCGACGCGCACAGCCTCGTCGACGCCGGGGTCTGGAACACGCTGTCGTTCGGGCCCGCGCTCGTGGAGGACGGCGAGGTCGTGGCCGGGATCGACGACGTCGAGGTCGACACGAACGTCGGGAACCACTCGATCCAGGGCGAGCAGCCGCGCACGGCCGTCGGGATGGTCGACGCGAACCACCTCGTCCTCGTCGTCGTGGACGGCCGTCAGGCGGGCTACTCCCGCGGCGTGACCATGACGGAGCTCGCCGGGATCCTGCTGGGCCTCGGCGCGACGACCGCGTACAACATCGACGGCGGCGGTTCCTCGACCCTGTACTTCGACGGCGAGGTCGTCAACAGCCCGTCGCAGGGTCGCGAGCGCGGCACGTCCGACGTGCTCTACGTCGCGGACGGTGCGTGA
- a CDS encoding HAD-IC family P-type ATPase, whose protein sequence is MGSAPDAAPTPATTVSSTSAGAAEPPLAAPWSRPPDEVLAELGTDAGGLSDADAATRLAEVGPNRLPPPQRDPLWKRILVHFDDVLIYILLVSAVLKAILGDWVDFTVILAVAVINAAIGFIQEGRAESALEGIRNMLSVHAEVRRDGAWARVDADDVVPGDVVRVRSGDRVPADVRLIQATNLRVEESALTGESVAAAKTVDAVGADAGVGDRSSMLFSSTLVAAGQGVGVVTATGTATEIGRIQTMISEVRSLATPLTRQLDRFGKLLAVLILAMAVVMVVIGRVVHDFSVPELISASIGFAVAAVPEGLPALVTITLALGVQQMARRRAITRKLPAVETLGSVTTICSDKTGTLTKNEMTARTVRTSGRTFTVAGAGYAPVGDVTVPDDAARPGPTGAPGAAGDPGDGPASGTRHADLADDRDLAALATVMMLCNDARIVPDASDADGWRLVGEPTEGALRTLGMKAGVDPTGWRRVAVVPFESENKFMATLDADPDGGLHVHVKGAPDRVLDRCATQVGADGTTEPLDRASWDAQIDALGGRGLRVLAAARRTAADGTEDLDVADGLELCGLVGIVDPPRPEAIEAIAECRDAGIRVKMITGDHAGTALAIGREMGIVDPHDGTGENVAPAVLTGPELEEMSTEKLRQVVRDVDVYARTSPEHKIRIVSALQSHGEVVAMTGDGVNDAPALTQADVGVAMGIKGTEATKEAAEVVLADDNFATIERAVKEGRRIYDNIRKSVLFLLPTNGAQSLVILVAVLFGLTLPLQPVQVLWINMITAVTLSLALAYEKAEPDVMRRAPRDPKASILDGAYVRRILLVSLLIGGATILLFYVERAQGVPIAEAQTTAVTMLALGQLAYLFNCRFLDRSSLTLDVLRGNRVIWISAVTLLALQAVFVYAPFMHSWFDSAPIDVVEWGKTLGLALVVFLLVEVIKWVGRRWTARDHVPALVERPDAGQRAVQG, encoded by the coding sequence ATGGGATCCGCGCCGGACGCTGCACCGACCCCCGCCACGACGGTCTCGTCGACCTCCGCGGGCGCCGCCGAGCCCCCGCTCGCCGCGCCGTGGTCGCGCCCGCCCGACGAGGTCCTGGCCGAGCTCGGCACGGACGCGGGCGGCCTCTCGGACGCCGACGCCGCGACGCGGCTCGCGGAGGTGGGGCCCAACCGGCTGCCCCCGCCGCAGCGCGACCCGCTGTGGAAGCGGATCCTCGTCCACTTCGACGACGTCCTCATCTACATCCTGCTCGTCTCCGCGGTGCTCAAGGCGATCCTCGGCGACTGGGTCGACTTCACGGTCATCCTCGCCGTCGCGGTCATCAACGCGGCGATCGGGTTCATCCAGGAGGGGCGCGCGGAGAGCGCGCTGGAGGGCATCCGCAACATGCTGTCGGTCCACGCGGAGGTCCGGCGCGACGGCGCGTGGGCGCGCGTGGACGCGGACGACGTCGTGCCGGGCGACGTCGTGCGCGTGCGCTCGGGCGACCGCGTGCCCGCGGACGTCCGGCTGATCCAGGCGACGAACCTGCGCGTCGAGGAGTCGGCGCTCACGGGCGAGTCCGTCGCGGCGGCCAAGACGGTCGACGCCGTCGGTGCGGACGCGGGCGTGGGCGACCGGTCGAGCATGCTCTTCTCGAGCACGCTCGTGGCCGCGGGCCAGGGCGTCGGGGTCGTCACCGCGACAGGGACGGCGACCGAGATCGGCCGGATCCAGACCATGATCTCCGAGGTCCGCAGCCTCGCGACGCCGCTCACGCGCCAGCTCGACCGGTTCGGCAAGCTCCTCGCGGTCCTCATCCTCGCGATGGCCGTCGTCATGGTCGTCATCGGCCGGGTCGTGCACGACTTCTCGGTCCCGGAGCTGATCTCGGCGTCGATCGGCTTCGCGGTCGCCGCGGTGCCGGAGGGCCTGCCCGCGCTCGTGACGATCACGCTCGCGCTCGGCGTGCAGCAGATGGCCCGCCGCCGCGCGATCACGCGCAAGCTGCCCGCGGTCGAGACCCTCGGGTCGGTCACGACGATCTGCTCGGACAAGACCGGGACGCTCACCAAGAACGAGATGACGGCGCGCACGGTCCGCACGAGCGGGCGGACGTTCACGGTCGCGGGCGCGGGGTACGCGCCCGTCGGGGACGTGACCGTGCCCGACGACGCGGCCCGCCCCGGGCCGACCGGCGCACCCGGCGCGGCCGGAGACCCGGGCGACGGACCGGCGTCGGGCACGCGGCACGCGGACCTCGCGGACGACCGGGACCTCGCGGCCCTGGCGACCGTCATGATGCTCTGCAACGACGCACGGATCGTGCCCGACGCGTCGGACGCCGACGGCTGGCGGCTCGTGGGCGAGCCGACCGAGGGAGCGCTGCGCACGCTGGGCATGAAGGCCGGCGTCGACCCCACGGGGTGGCGGCGCGTCGCCGTCGTCCCGTTCGAGTCCGAGAACAAGTTCATGGCGACGCTCGACGCGGATCCCGACGGCGGGCTGCACGTGCACGTCAAGGGCGCGCCGGACCGCGTGCTCGACCGCTGCGCGACCCAGGTGGGCGCGGACGGCACGACCGAGCCGCTCGACCGCGCGTCCTGGGACGCGCAGATCGACGCGCTCGGCGGGCGCGGGCTTCGGGTGCTCGCGGCCGCCCGCCGGACCGCCGCGGATGGCACGGAGGACCTCGACGTCGCCGACGGGCTCGAGCTGTGCGGGCTCGTCGGCATCGTCGACCCGCCGCGGCCGGAGGCGATCGAGGCCATCGCCGAGTGCCGCGACGCGGGCATCCGCGTGAAGATGATCACGGGCGACCACGCGGGCACGGCCCTCGCGATCGGCCGCGAGATGGGCATCGTGGACCCTCACGACGGGACCGGCGAGAACGTCGCGCCCGCCGTGCTCACCGGCCCCGAGCTCGAGGAGATGAGCACGGAGAAGCTGCGCCAGGTGGTGCGCGACGTCGACGTGTACGCGCGCACGAGCCCCGAGCACAAGATCCGGATCGTCTCCGCGCTCCAGTCGCACGGCGAGGTCGTCGCCATGACGGGCGACGGCGTGAACGACGCCCCCGCGCTCACCCAGGCGGACGTCGGCGTCGCGATGGGCATCAAGGGCACGGAGGCGACCAAGGAGGCCGCGGAGGTCGTGCTCGCCGACGACAACTTCGCGACCATCGAACGGGCCGTGAAGGAGGGGCGGCGGATCTACGACAACATCCGCAAGTCCGTGCTCTTCCTCCTGCCGACCAACGGCGCGCAGTCGCTCGTCATCCTCGTCGCGGTCCTGTTCGGCCTCACGCTGCCGCTCCAGCCGGTCCAGGTCCTGTGGATCAACATGATCACCGCGGTCACGCTGTCGCTCGCGCTCGCGTACGAGAAGGCGGAGCCCGACGTCATGCGCCGGGCCCCGCGCGACCCCAAGGCGTCGATCCTCGACGGCGCGTACGTGCGGCGCATCCTGCTCGTCTCGCTCCTCATCGGCGGCGCGACGATCCTGCTGTTCTACGTCGAGCGGGCCCAGGGCGTCCCGATCGCCGAGGCCCAGACGACCGCCGTGACGATGCTCGCGCTCGGCCAGCTCGCGTACCTGTTCAACTGCCGGTTCCTCGACCGGTCGAGCCTCACGCTCGACGTGCTGCGCGGCAACCGGGTGATCTGGATCTCGGCCGTGACGCTCCTCGCCCTCCAGGCCGTGTTCGTCTACGCGCCGTTCATGCACTCCTGGTTCGACTCGGCCCCCATCGACGTCGTCGAGTGGGGCAAGACGCTCGGGCTCGCGCTCGTCGTCTTCCTGCTCGTCGAGGTGATCAAGTGGGTCGGCCGGCGCTGGACCGCGCGCGACCACGTGCCCGCGCTCGTCGAGCGCCCCGACGCCGGTCAGCGCGCCGTCCAGGGGTGA
- a CDS encoding RNA methyltransferase encodes MSDTSTRADLRVVHVTDPADDRLADYNRLTDVALRSKHEPEKGLYIAESSTVIRRALAAGHRPRSFLMAERWLDDLADDIAALPVDDAPGGTGEPVPVYVGAPDVLEAITGFHLHRGALAAMHRPPLESVPDLLSKARGGTGARRVAVLEDIVDHTNVGAIFRSAAALGVDAVLVSPRCADPLYRRSVRVSMGTVFQVPWTRFETWPGGLDLLREEGFTVAALALADDAVSLDDVVADPPERLALVLGTEGDGLSRGAIAAADRVVTIPMAGGVDSLNVAAASAVAFWATRVP; translated from the coding sequence GTGAGCGACACCAGCACCCGGGCCGACCTGCGGGTCGTGCACGTCACCGACCCCGCCGACGACCGCCTCGCGGACTACAACCGCCTGACCGACGTCGCGCTGCGGTCCAAGCACGAGCCGGAGAAGGGCCTCTACATCGCGGAGAGCTCGACCGTCATCCGGCGTGCGCTCGCCGCGGGCCACCGGCCGCGGTCGTTCCTCATGGCCGAGCGCTGGCTCGACGACCTGGCCGACGACATCGCCGCCCTGCCGGTCGACGACGCGCCCGGGGGGACGGGCGAGCCGGTCCCGGTGTACGTGGGCGCGCCCGACGTCCTCGAGGCGATCACCGGGTTCCACCTGCACCGGGGGGCGCTCGCGGCGATGCACCGCCCGCCGCTGGAGTCCGTCCCCGACCTGCTCTCGAAGGCCCGGGGCGGCACGGGGGCCCGGCGCGTCGCCGTGCTGGAGGACATCGTCGACCACACGAACGTCGGCGCGATCTTCCGCTCCGCCGCCGCGCTGGGCGTGGACGCCGTGCTCGTCTCGCCGCGGTGCGCGGACCCGCTCTACCGCCGCTCGGTACGCGTGAGCATGGGCACGGTGTTCCAGGTCCCGTGGACGCGCTTCGAGACCTGGCCGGGCGGGCTCGACCTGCTGCGGGAGGAGGGCTTCACCGTCGCCGCGCTCGCTCTGGCCGACGACGCGGTGAGCCTCGACGACGTCGTCGCGGACCCGCCCGAGCGGCTCGCGCTCGTGCTCGGCACGGAGGGCGATGGGCTGTCGCGCGGCGCGATCGCGGCGGCGGACCGGGTCGTCACGATCCCCATGGCCGGGGGGGTGGACTCGCTCAACGTCGCCGCGGCGTCGGCGGTCGCGTTCTGGGCGACCCGCGTGCCCTGA